One Syntrophales bacterium DNA segment encodes these proteins:
- a CDS encoding PTS sugar transporter subunit IIA, with the protein MKITEMLKREFVLEELKGTNKEEVLAELSGVFKKVGLVMDPEEMLKILLARESLGSTGIGDGVAIPHGKMAGLKEMVVSFGRSREGIDFEAMDHSPVHLFFLLMAPENSAGLHLKVLAKISRMLKDPVFRKKLMEAKLHDDLFAVISEKDDEP; encoded by the coding sequence ATGAAAATAACCGAGATGCTCAAACGAGAGTTCGTTTTGGAAGAACTCAAGGGGACTAATAAGGAAGAGGTGCTGGCGGAGCTATCCGGGGTGTTTAAAAAAGTGGGTTTGGTCATGGATCCCGAAGAAATGCTCAAGATCCTGCTTGCCAGGGAGAGTCTGGGAAGCACAGGAATCGGCGACGGCGTTGCCATCCCCCATGGGAAAATGGCCGGTCTGAAGGAGATGGTTGTTTCCTTCGGCCGGAGCCGGGAGGGGATTGATTTTGAGGCAATGGACCACAGTCCTGTTCACCTCTTTTTCCTGCTGATGGCCCCGGAAAATTCCGCCGGCCTGCATCTCAAGGTGCTGGCCAAGATATCAAGGATGCTCAAGGATCCTGTTTTCAGAAAGAAGCTTATGGAGGCGAAACTGCATGATGACTTGTTTGCGGTTATCTCCGAAAAGGATGATGAGCCCTGA
- the raiA gene encoding ribosome-associated translation inhibitor RaiA has protein sequence MKISVTFRNTDEAEDWQRGYAEEKLKRLKKYIDDPVDARVILSVEKFRNTAEINLSSNGLSVNGKEEEKDMHMAIDNAIEKIERQLKKHKERIRDLKTNAARSGEPGFEAPLEEIEETPDFKLVETRQIVLEPMSIDDAVLKMETTKNHFLVYRDSLTENVNVIYRRDDGKFVLLETSR, from the coding sequence ATGAAGATTTCTGTTACATTCAGGAATACGGATGAGGCGGAAGATTGGCAACGGGGTTATGCGGAAGAGAAACTGAAAAGGCTGAAGAAGTATATCGATGATCCGGTCGATGCCCGTGTCATACTGTCGGTGGAGAAATTCCGGAATACAGCGGAGATAAATCTGTCGTCCAATGGGTTGAGCGTTAACGGCAAGGAAGAGGAAAAGGATATGCACATGGCGATTGACAACGCCATAGAGAAGATCGAGCGGCAGTTGAAGAAGCACAAGGAGCGGATCCGCGACTTGAAAACAAACGCCGCCCGGAGCGGCGAGCCGGGGTTTGAGGCTCCGCTGGAAGAGATTGAGGAAACGCCTGATTTCAAGCTGGTTGAGACTCGCCAGATCGTGTTGGAGCCCATGTCTATTGATGATGCTGTTCTGAAAATGGAAACGACAAAAAACCATTTCCTGGTTTATCGTGATTCTCTGACGGAAAACGTCAACGTAATCTATCGACGTGATGACGGTAAATTTGTGCTGCTGGAAACAAGTCGTTAA
- the rpoN gene encoding RNA polymerase factor sigma-54 has product MAFELRQNLKLTQQLIMTPQLQQAIKLLQMSRLDLVDAVNQEMEENPLLEEIVSDEMPEVEAKIEQANGEDAPSEGAAVVRSQEELTGEGDGREEFDWDGYLEDYAPSGSSSVSRNEESAPLWETTVAGKTSLTDHLMWQLMLSQFTEEERRAGEQIIGNIDEKGYLAASLEEIAAGAKTTPALVEEVLKKVQEFDPPGIAARDLSECLLNQARLAGEARFLVEQIILHHLDDLKTRNYDHIAKKLKESSENVNAAVKIISNMDPHPGSGYNEERIEAIVPDVYVIKSGDDYKVLLNEDGVPRLRISNYYREITSGGGGETNQNNGRRYIKERMQSASWLIKSIQQRQRTIRRVAESIVRFQRDFFDRGIDALKPLILRDVADELEMHESTISRVVTNKYMHSPQGMFELKFFFGSGIHKAGCDDISSKSVQEEIKKMIASEDPRKPLSDEKIAGFLEASGLTIARRTIAKYRDIMGVLPSSMRKKYQ; this is encoded by the coding sequence ATGGCCTTTGAACTGAGACAGAATTTAAAATTGACCCAGCAACTGATCATGACCCCGCAGTTGCAACAGGCAATAAAACTGCTGCAAATGTCGCGGCTGGATTTGGTCGATGCCGTCAATCAGGAGATGGAGGAAAATCCGCTCCTTGAAGAGATTGTTTCGGATGAGATGCCCGAAGTAGAGGCGAAGATCGAACAGGCCAATGGTGAAGACGCGCCTTCGGAAGGGGCGGCGGTCGTCAGGAGTCAGGAGGAGCTGACGGGGGAAGGGGACGGCCGGGAGGAATTTGACTGGGATGGCTATCTCGAAGATTATGCGCCGTCCGGATCCTCTTCGGTCAGCCGCAATGAAGAGAGCGCCCCCCTCTGGGAAACGACTGTTGCCGGAAAAACATCACTGACTGACCATCTGATGTGGCAACTGATGCTGTCGCAATTTACCGAGGAAGAACGGCGCGCGGGAGAGCAGATTATCGGCAATATCGATGAAAAAGGTTATCTGGCCGCCAGTCTGGAAGAAATCGCCGCTGGCGCGAAAACTACCCCGGCCCTTGTCGAAGAGGTGCTCAAGAAGGTTCAGGAATTTGATCCACCCGGGATCGCCGCCCGCGATTTGAGTGAATGTCTCTTGAACCAGGCGAGACTGGCGGGGGAGGCTCGTTTTCTTGTAGAGCAAATTATCCTTCATCATCTCGATGACCTGAAAACGAGAAATTACGACCACATAGCGAAAAAGTTGAAGGAGTCGAGCGAGAATGTGAACGCGGCGGTAAAGATAATCAGCAATATGGATCCCCACCCCGGAAGCGGGTATAACGAGGAACGCATAGAGGCTATCGTGCCGGACGTTTATGTTATTAAAAGCGGGGATGACTATAAAGTCCTGCTCAATGAAGACGGCGTGCCGCGGCTCCGAATCAGCAATTACTATCGGGAAATAACGAGCGGCGGAGGGGGAGAGACAAACCAGAATAACGGCAGGAGGTATATAAAGGAACGAATGCAGTCGGCAAGCTGGCTCATCAAGAGTATTCAGCAGCGGCAGAGAACGATCCGCCGCGTCGCGGAAAGCATCGTGCGTTTTCAGCGGGATTTTTTCGATCGGGGTATTGACGCGTTGAAACCTCTGATACTCCGGGATGTTGCCGATGAGCTGGAAATGCACGAATCCACGATAAGCCGGGTTGTTACAAACAAATATATGCACTCTCCCCAAGGGATGTTTGAATTGAAGTTTTTTTTCGGGAGCGGCATTCACAAGGCCGGGTGCGATGATATCTCTTCCAAAAGCGTCCAGGAGGAGATAAAAAAAATGATCGCATCTGAAGACCCCCGCAAGCCACTGAGCGATGAGAAAATTGCCGGCTTTCTGGAGGCTTCCGGTCTGACGATAGCGCGCCGAACGATTGCAAAATATCGCGACATCATGGGGGTTCTGCCATCGTCAATGAGAAAGAAGTATCAATGA
- the lptB gene encoding LPS export ABC transporter ATP-binding protein — MGKLAATGLVKIYNKRKVVDGVDLEVGPGEVVGLLGPNGAGKTTTFYMIVGLIKPDGGSIFLDGSDISDSPMYVRARNGLNYLPQEPSIFRKLTVRDNILAIIETLSLAPDERQERLRILLAELDLTQLADNMAYSLSGGERRRVEITRALVTSPKYILFDEPFAGIDPLAVADIVKIIKRLRDKGIGIVISDHNVRETLSVCDRAYIVNEGKILVEGAPDFIAASEIARKLYLGADFRF, encoded by the coding sequence ATGGGAAAACTTGCGGCAACAGGTCTTGTAAAAATATACAATAAAAGAAAGGTGGTTGATGGGGTCGATCTGGAGGTCGGCCCCGGCGAGGTTGTCGGCCTCCTGGGTCCCAACGGCGCTGGCAAGACAACGACTTTTTACATGATAGTCGGCCTGATAAAACCGGATGGGGGTTCTATTTTTCTCGATGGTAGCGACATCAGCGACAGCCCGATGTATGTAAGGGCCAGAAATGGGTTGAATTATCTGCCGCAGGAGCCGTCCATCTTCCGTAAGCTGACGGTGCGGGACAACATCCTGGCGATAATAGAAACCCTGTCGCTTGCCCCGGACGAAAGACAGGAGCGTTTGCGCATCCTTCTGGCCGAACTTGATCTGACGCAACTGGCAGACAACATGGCCTATTCCCTGTCAGGCGGCGAGCGTCGCCGGGTGGAGATTACAAGGGCGCTGGTGACATCGCCCAAATATATCCTGTTCGACGAACCCTTTGCGGGCATCGATCCGCTGGCCGTTGCCGACATCGTAAAAATCATCAAGCGACTCAGGGACAAGGGGATCGGGATCGTCATCTCCGATCACAATGTGCGGGAGACCCTTTCTGTCTGTGATCGCGCTTATATAGTAAATGAGGGGAAGATACTCGTGGAGGGCGCCCCTGATTTTATCGCCGCCTCCGAGATTGCGCGGAAGTTATATCTCGGCGCCGACTTTAGATTCTAA
- the lptA gene encoding lipopolysaccharide transport periplasmic protein LptA, with translation MAIKIIKRAAGLGILLALIGNPAGLWGEAKPKVEINRNQPLQVDADRLEAYNDKRTVVFSGNVVAAQGGRTIHAERLTVYYKDDKKTVGQPSSALKDSGSVEKIEAQGKVTVSESGRVATGNAAVFDQAAQKITMTGDAVLKEGKNIIKGDKVVIFLEENRGVVEGGQNGRVSATIYPGEKK, from the coding sequence ATGGCGATAAAGATTATAAAAAGAGCGGCGGGGTTGGGAATTTTATTGGCGCTGATCGGCAATCCGGCGGGGTTATGGGGCGAGGCAAAGCCGAAAGTCGAGATCAACAGGAATCAGCCGCTGCAGGTTGACGCCGATCGCCTGGAGGCATACAATGATAAACGAACGGTTGTGTTTTCCGGAAATGTCGTTGCTGCTCAGGGAGGGCGGACGATCCATGCCGAGCGCCTGACGGTTTATTATAAAGACGATAAAAAAACGGTAGGACAACCTTCCTCCGCCCTCAAAGATTCGGGCAGTGTAGAAAAAATAGAGGCGCAAGGGAAGGTGACTGTAAGCGAGAGCGGAAGGGTGGCCACGGGCAATGCCGCCGTCTTCGATCAGGCCGCCCAGAAGATCACGATGACCGGCGATGCTGTTCTGAAAGAGGGGAAAAATATAATAAAGGGGGACAAGGTCGTTATCTTTCTTGAAGAGAACAGGGGTGTTGTCGAAGGTGGTCAAAACGGGCGCGTGTCGGCAACGATCTATCCCGGCGAGAAAAAATGA
- the lptC gene encoding LPS export ABC transporter periplasmic protein LptC: MNARKKTLLAIVLLILILSAAAVLIGVGKAPRKALLEKMADKVDLQAKSVRYTQVGSSGMKWEITADSALYRKQGDLALFEKIKARVVMKDGRIFTMSGDKGRLNTLSKDLSLEGNVVLVSESGDRFQTERLNYRDNLKRIETDQPVVMETRNIRINGVGMLFNLKEEKVTILSQVRAKSLAR, encoded by the coding sequence ATGAATGCCAGAAAAAAGACCCTCCTCGCAATTGTTCTGCTGATTTTGATCCTGTCGGCGGCGGCTGTCTTAATAGGCGTGGGGAAGGCGCCTCGGAAGGCGCTCCTTGAGAAAATGGCCGACAAGGTGGATCTGCAGGCCAAAAGCGTTCGCTATACACAGGTTGGCAGCTCCGGCATGAAATGGGAAATAACGGCGGACTCGGCTTTGTATCGCAAACAGGGAGACCTTGCCCTCTTTGAGAAAATCAAGGCCAGGGTAGTAATGAAAGACGGCCGCATCTTCACGATGAGCGGCGACAAGGGGCGTCTGAACACACTCTCGAAGGATTTGAGCTTAGAGGGGAACGTTGTATTGGTTTCGGAAAGCGGTGATCGTTTCCAGACCGAGCGGTTGAACTATAGGGATAACCTCAAAAGGATCGAGACCGACCAGCCGGTCGTCATGGAGACCCGCAATATAAGGATAAACGGGGTGGGGATGCTTTTTAACCTGAAGGAAGAAAAGGTTACTATCCTGTCGCAAGTGCGAGCCAAGTCTTTGGCAAGATAG
- a CDS encoding HAD-IIIA family hydrolase, whose translation MTMGITDEKLLNKLRRVKLFISDVDGVLTDGTIVVNDEGLESKQFNVRDGHGLKLLLRYGIDVVLVTGRQSRAVEWRATDLGITEVHQGVWDKGKIFEEIIKRRNVPPDETACIGDDIVDIPIMRKAGFSIAVFDAVREVREAADYVTTNSGGRGAVREVCEMILKAQDLWGDIVARYGLDRERAETV comes from the coding sequence ATGACGATGGGGATAACGGACGAGAAACTTCTCAACAAGTTGCGACGCGTGAAGCTTTTTATTTCCGATGTGGATGGGGTCCTGACCGATGGCACAATAGTTGTCAACGATGAGGGGCTGGAAAGCAAACAGTTTAATGTCCGGGATGGCCACGGGCTGAAATTGCTTCTCCGCTACGGGATAGATGTTGTTTTGGTTACCGGCAGGCAATCCCGGGCGGTTGAATGGCGCGCAACAGATCTCGGGATCACCGAGGTTCATCAGGGGGTCTGGGACAAGGGCAAAATTTTTGAGGAAATAATCAAAAGGCGCAATGTGCCTCCCGACGAAACAGCCTGCATCGGGGATGACATTGTCGATATCCCCATAATGAGAAAGGCGGGATTTTCCATTGCCGTTTTCGATGCTGTCCGTGAGGTGCGGGAAGCTGCCGATTATGTTACAACGAACTCCGGGGGGCGGGGGGCCGTCCGGGAGGTGTGCGAGATGATTCTGAAGGCGCAAGACCTTTGGGGCGATATTGTCGCCCGTTACGGATTGGACAGAGAGCGGGCAGAAACGGTTTAA
- the kdsA gene encoding 3-deoxy-8-phosphooctulonate synthase: MKKIKMGDFEIGGGAPLVLIAGPCVIEDEDSAMSIAGELKRMAASLEIPLIFKASYDKANRTSHKSYRGPGLSRGLEILARVRKELDIPILSDVHRFEEIAPAAKILDVVQIPAFLCRQTDFVMEIARQAKVINIKKGQFIAPQDAIHIVKKAAAAGNENILLTERGASFGYNNLVVDFRSLPVLRKTGYPVIFDATHSVQLPGAAGTASGGDRAMVPYLARAAVAAGVDGLFFEVHPYPDRALSDGPNSLTLDSLPALLATLLKIDAVVRPGLC; encoded by the coding sequence ATGAAAAAGATAAAAATGGGAGACTTTGAAATAGGCGGCGGGGCGCCGCTGGTTCTTATCGCCGGGCCGTGCGTTATTGAAGACGAAGACAGCGCAATGAGCATCGCCGGAGAGCTGAAGCGGATGGCGGCGAGTTTGGAGATTCCTCTCATTTTTAAGGCTTCGTATGACAAGGCCAACAGAACATCCCATAAATCATACCGTGGACCGGGGTTGAGCCGGGGATTGGAGATATTGGCCAGGGTGCGCAAAGAGCTTGATATCCCGATTCTTTCCGATGTCCATCGGTTTGAGGAAATTGCCCCGGCGGCGAAGATCCTCGATGTCGTGCAGATCCCGGCATTTTTGTGCCGCCAGACCGATTTCGTGATGGAGATCGCCCGCCAGGCGAAGGTTATAAATATCAAGAAGGGGCAGTTTATCGCCCCTCAGGATGCAATCCATATCGTAAAAAAGGCGGCGGCCGCGGGCAATGAAAACATCCTGCTGACGGAAAGGGGAGCCTCTTTCGGGTACAACAACCTCGTTGTTGATTTTCGCTCCCTGCCGGTGCTGCGAAAAACAGGATATCCGGTTATCTTTGACGCCACCCACAGCGTCCAGCTCCCCGGCGCCGCCGGGACTGCCTCGGGGGGAGACCGCGCGATGGTCCCCTATCTGGCTCGGGCGGCAGTGGCGGCAGGCGTCGATGGCCTGTTTTTTGAGGTTCATCCGTACCCGGACCGGGCGCTGAGCGATGGTCCCAATTCGCTGACCTTAGATAGCCTGCCGGCGCTGTTGGCGACGCTCTTGAAAATTGACGCGGTCGTCCGTCCGGGGTTGTGCTGA
- a CDS encoding tetratricopeptide repeat protein, whose translation MEYESGRAPKEKKEKVKNSRTGMVVLIASLFAACCIAAVGYLLPEKARTVAAALVRTKNTIAFFVFSGTPHFYSLVVEKNGNDYILKAGDVFEVSYRDQFIVKEIETDVLAGKGLGVDIEGTGSRDDFRKLVKGVELVDKIAAAGKNVGTEKRGGELNFRVSYQGNLLASIPIRVVVTPQDWLRYARESKNSRVQIDYLKRAVKMTPEDANVRRMLGALYFKSGLTAEAISQYKEVLRLKPDDGTALTGLAQCYLKIGSYDEAIRIGLRALAVNPQDGQLLADLAGAWGGLGNWGKAISAYEGALKLRPGSPEVLYRLGEAYEKSGNQQMAAKHYRLALEKAPQAEPVAASLSGILLKTGDFDGAIKLYGEMLKRQPRDAALYANLGFAWGAKGNHREEIANYRKAMELKPADPVIHFNLAVAYEKEKRLAEAGAEYKKALKLNPNDYEAAERLADILFIEKKYQEAAVLYGKIIRKNPLKAALYTRLGFCYAEMKQPGKAAENWEKALRYGEKDQQIRANLAKIYAQGGNTSKEKALYEKMAVQNPTEESLTKLLEIYSREKNYEKALGVYRKLIKLKPKKASLYSGAAYLYGLKGDTDRQIEYYRLSLKYDPEDYDAHVNLGAAYEKKGLLNEALKSYTAAYRLNPESQTAAKNIPRIRIMMLRQKE comes from the coding sequence ATGGAATATGAATCGGGCCGGGCGCCGAAAGAAAAAAAGGAAAAAGTAAAAAACAGCAGGACGGGAATGGTCGTTCTGATTGCCTCGCTGTTTGCGGCCTGCTGCATTGCCGCCGTCGGGTATCTGCTGCCGGAGAAGGCAAGAACGGTTGCCGCGGCGTTGGTCCGGACTAAAAACACCATCGCTTTTTTCGTTTTTTCCGGAACGCCGCATTTTTATTCGTTGGTCGTGGAGAAAAACGGGAATGATTATATCCTGAAGGCAGGGGATGTGTTTGAGGTTTCCTACCGGGATCAATTTATCGTTAAAGAGATTGAAACAGACGTCCTTGCCGGCAAGGGATTAGGGGTGGACATCGAGGGAACGGGCAGCAGGGATGATTTCCGCAAGCTTGTGAAGGGGGTGGAGCTTGTTGACAAAATAGCGGCGGCGGGGAAAAATGTGGGAACAGAAAAAAGGGGGGGGGAACTAAACTTCAGGGTGTCCTATCAGGGTAATTTGCTTGCGTCCATTCCGATCCGGGTGGTTGTGACTCCCCAGGATTGGCTCCGTTATGCCCGTGAATCAAAAAATAGCAGGGTTCAGATAGACTACCTGAAGCGGGCAGTCAAGATGACCCCGGAAGATGCAAATGTCCGCCGGATGCTGGGGGCCCTTTATTTCAAGTCAGGCCTGACGGCGGAGGCAATCAGCCAGTACAAAGAGGTTCTGAGACTGAAACCGGATGACGGAACAGCTCTCACCGGGCTTGCCCAATGCTACCTCAAAATCGGCAGTTATGATGAAGCAATCCGGATTGGTTTGCGGGCACTTGCCGTCAACCCGCAGGATGGGCAACTGCTGGCAGATCTTGCCGGGGCCTGGGGAGGGCTCGGAAACTGGGGAAAGGCAATTTCCGCCTACGAAGGGGCACTGAAACTGCGTCCCGGAAGTCCCGAGGTTCTCTACCGGTTGGGGGAGGCCTATGAAAAGAGCGGCAATCAGCAGATGGCTGCGAAACACTACCGTCTGGCTCTGGAGAAGGCGCCTCAGGCCGAGCCGGTGGCGGCGTCCCTGAGCGGTATTTTGTTGAAGACCGGGGACTTCGACGGGGCGATCAAATTGTACGGGGAGATGTTGAAGAGACAGCCGCGGGACGCCGCCCTTTATGCCAATCTTGGTTTCGCCTGGGGGGCTAAAGGCAATCACCGGGAAGAGATCGCCAATTACCGCAAGGCGATGGAGTTGAAGCCTGCGGATCCGGTAATTCATTTCAATCTGGCGGTCGCTTATGAAAAGGAAAAAAGGCTTGCCGAGGCGGGGGCAGAGTATAAAAAGGCGCTGAAACTCAATCCGAACGATTACGAAGCGGCAGAAAGGCTGGCCGACATCCTTTTCATTGAGAAGAAATACCAGGAGGCGGCGGTCCTCTATGGAAAAATTATCCGCAAGAATCCCCTGAAAGCGGCGCTCTATACCCGTCTTGGTTTCTGCTACGCGGAAATGAAACAGCCCGGCAAGGCTGCGGAAAACTGGGAAAAGGCCCTTCGGTATGGGGAGAAGGATCAGCAAATCCGGGCTAATCTGGCGAAAATCTATGCACAGGGGGGGAATACCAGCAAAGAGAAGGCCCTGTATGAAAAAATGGCAGTCCAGAACCCGACGGAAGAGTCTCTGACCAAATTATTGGAAATCTACAGCCGGGAGAAAAACTACGAAAAGGCGCTCGGCGTTTACCGGAAACTGATCAAATTAAAGCCGAAGAAGGCGTCTCTTTATTCCGGCGCCGCTTATCTTTATGGTTTGAAGGGTGACACCGACCGGCAAATAGAGTACTATCGTCTGTCGCTGAAATACGATCCCGAGGATTACGACGCCCATGTAAATTTAGGGGCGGCCTATGAAAAGAAGGGTCTCTTGAATGAAGCGCTGAAGTCGTACACGGCGGCTTACCGTCTGAATCCTGAGTCGCAAACGGCTGCAAAGAATATCCCGCGGATAAGGATCATGATGCTGCGTCAGAAAGAGTAG
- the xerD gene encoding site-specific tyrosine recombinase XerD yields MIVEKGASPNTIDGYSRDLLRYAKFTTQRGVVGLGPIGAEDVVAYLTFLHASGLSANSMNRSLAALRGFYKYLLREKKIDHTPLSHIELAKIWTRIPEVLSREEMALLLTKPGAETPADFRDGAMLELMYATGIRVSELIGLTLNSINWHVGYLVASGKGEKERIVPIGRTAYDRAKKYVEIARPLLLKGSGCNLLFLNRFGKGLSRQGFWKIVKGYAARAGLEKRVHPHTFRHSFASHLLEGGADLRSVQIMLGHADISTTQIYTHVTRERLKEVHRRYHPRG; encoded by the coding sequence ATGATTGTCGAAAAAGGGGCTTCGCCAAACACGATTGACGGGTACAGCCGTGATCTGCTTCGTTATGCGAAATTCACGACGCAGCGGGGGGTAGTCGGGCTGGGGCCAATCGGCGCGGAAGATGTAGTTGCGTATCTGACTTTTCTTCATGCCTCAGGACTGTCGGCAAATTCGATGAACCGTTCTCTTGCCGCGCTCCGGGGTTTTTACAAATATCTGCTCCGGGAAAAAAAGATTGACCATACCCCCCTGTCCCATATAGAACTCGCCAAAATCTGGACGCGCATCCCGGAGGTTTTAAGCCGTGAGGAGATGGCCCTGCTTCTAACTAAACCGGGCGCTGAAACCCCAGCGGATTTTCGGGATGGGGCGATGCTCGAACTCATGTACGCGACCGGCATCCGGGTTTCGGAGCTGATCGGGCTCACCTTGAACAGCATAAACTGGCATGTCGGGTATCTGGTGGCTTCCGGCAAAGGGGAAAAGGAGCGAATTGTGCCGATCGGCAGAACGGCCTACGACAGGGCGAAAAAATATGTAGAAATTGCCCGGCCGCTGCTGCTCAAAGGCAGCGGCTGCAATCTGCTGTTCCTGAATCGCTTTGGCAAGGGTCTGAGCAGACAGGGTTTCTGGAAGATCGTCAAGGGGTATGCGGCACGGGCTGGATTGGAGAAAAGGGTTCACCCCCACACCTTTCGCCACTCCTTTGCGTCGCATCTGCTGGAGGGGGGCGCCGATTTACGTTCCGTGCAGATCATGCTCGGTCATGCCGATATCTCGACCACCCAGATATACACGCACGTGACGCGGGAACGGCTTAAGGAGGTACATCGCCGGTATCATCCCCGGGGGTGA
- a CDS encoding N-acetylmuramoyl-L-alanine amidase: MRRKGRVLFFVLAWILGAAFSADAKAATEILGVRHWVAPDHTRLVIDTSQEADFRIEKVDRQITLIFADAVLPAALAGLKVFNKPGLQAVSLSAFSPSKVIIEIRMFGNLQTNVFKLKKFRDKPERIVVDIILPEAEQNDNPTREETGDKKKEWVVVIDPGHGGDAPGAVGKEGTYEKDVVLDIARKLQDIINKKNGYRAFLTRKGDYYVTFKKRLMIAREHGADLFLSIHADAAKNRAARGSSVYCIAAGAASSEAAKILADNENLADVIGGVPAGEQSDISDPIILDMFQNHVKNQSRSFGRILLSDLKAVSGIKFEDVQEASFYVLKLPEITSVLLETAFISNLKEEKLLRNGDFQEKIALAAADAIVKFLPPFPASGGYPGDASAPTTVYKVKSGDTLYSIAVSHGTTTGAIKQLNNLKRPDLLYVGSKLVIPRKAN; this comes from the coding sequence ATGCGTCGGAAGGGGAGGGTTTTATTTTTTGTGCTGGCATGGATTCTGGGAGCGGCCTTTTCGGCAGACGCTAAAGCCGCGACCGAAATCCTCGGCGTTCGCCACTGGGTGGCCCCGGATCACACCCGTTTGGTTATCGATACCAGCCAAGAGGCTGATTTCCGTATTGAAAAGGTTGACCGGCAGATTACGCTCATTTTTGCAGATGCTGTCCTGCCCGCCGCTCTTGCCGGTTTGAAGGTTTTCAACAAACCGGGGTTGCAGGCAGTTTCCTTGTCCGCTTTTTCCCCGTCCAAGGTAATCATTGAAATAAGAATGTTCGGAAATTTGCAGACAAACGTTTTTAAACTGAAAAAATTTCGCGACAAACCGGAGCGGATTGTCGTTGATATTATCCTGCCGGAAGCTGAGCAAAATGACAACCCAACACGAGAGGAAACAGGGGACAAAAAAAAGGAGTGGGTGGTGGTTATCGATCCCGGCCATGGGGGGGATGCGCCCGGCGCCGTCGGGAAGGAAGGAACGTATGAAAAGGATGTAGTTTTGGATATCGCACGCAAACTGCAGGATATCATTAATAAAAAAAATGGCTATCGCGCCTTTTTAACCAGAAAGGGCGACTATTATGTGACGTTTAAAAAAAGACTTATGATTGCAAGGGAACATGGCGCTGATCTCTTTTTGAGCATCCATGCGGATGCGGCCAAAAACAGGGCGGCCCGGGGCAGCTCCGTTTATTGCATTGCCGCCGGCGCCGCCAGCAGTGAAGCGGCAAAGATTCTGGCCGATAACGAAAACCTGGCGGACGTGATCGGAGGTGTCCCCGCCGGAGAGCAAAGCGATATCTCCGATCCGATCATCCTTGATATGTTCCAGAACCATGTTAAAAATCAGTCCCGAAGTTTCGGGCGTATTTTACTGAGTGACCTGAAGGCGGTGAGCGGCATTAAATTTGAGGACGTTCAGGAAGCGTCCTTCTATGTCCTAAAACTTCCTGAAATTACGTCAGTTTTACTGGAGACCGCTTTTATCTCTAACCTGAAGGAAGAAAAACTGCTGAGAAATGGAGATTTCCAGGAGAAAATAGCGCTCGCGGCGGCCGATGCGATCGTGAAATTTCTTCCGCCGTTTCCGGCAAGCGGAGGATATCCCGGCGATGCTTCGGCGCCAACCACTGTCTATAAGGTAAAAAGCGGCGATACGTTATATTCGATTGCCGTAAGTCACGGGACAACAACCGGGGCTATAAAGCAACTGAATAATCTTAAGCGGCCCGACCTGCTTTATGTCGGCAGCAAGCTGGTTATTCCCCGGAAGGCAAATTAG
- the rpsF gene encoding 30S ribosomal protein S6: MRKYETILIANADLRDDEQTALIARYSGIVTGQKGIMIKGDCWGKRKLAYAIKKQTRGIYVLLEYAGGSSVVNELERNLKIDDKILKFMTILKEDGIDPVALEKELAELKQRKEDESKVTPPSGDEAPQPENDQPEKDAEIAETLPEDAATDAKEEN; encoded by the coding sequence TTGAGGAAATATGAAACGATTTTGATCGCCAATGCGGATTTGCGCGACGACGAACAAACCGCCCTCATTGCCCGGTACAGCGGAATCGTTACCGGACAGAAAGGCATCATGATCAAGGGTGATTGCTGGGGCAAGCGGAAACTGGCGTACGCCATAAAGAAACAGACCCGAGGCATTTACGTCCTGCTCGAGTATGCCGGAGGGAGCTCCGTTGTCAACGAACTGGAGAGAAATCTCAAGATTGACGACAAGATTCTGAAATTCATGACCATTCTCAAGGAAGACGGGATTGATCCCGTTGCCCTGGAAAAGGAACTGGCCGAGTTAAAACAGAGGAAAGAAGATGAAAGCAAGGTTACCCCTCCTTCCGGGGACGAAGCCCCTCAACCGGAAAATGATCAGCCGGAAAAGGACGCGGAGATAGCGGAAACGCTCCCTGAAGATGCAGCAACCGACGCAAAGGAGGAAAATTAA